The proteins below come from a single Miscanthus floridulus cultivar M001 chromosome 1, ASM1932011v1, whole genome shotgun sequence genomic window:
- the LOC136483590 gene encoding DEMETER-like protein 2: MAFRILFLLIRIKRDQGSIDLEWLRYIPRAKAKKYLQSIIGIGYKSVDCIRLLSLRHRGFPVDVNVARIVTRLGWVPLQPLGDSIQFHMVDKEPVMAKIQEYLEPLFCNIPSHIRYELHCQQITFGKLICVKNRPNCGACPFTEDCKYYKSLFEIARHDALLKYSQQDEGGQTDMVERIHDAVMVKPSHEHMYQCQIEMGKSIERHNTEPIIEIPPTPPHEYPESSSEEEYEQEYQEEYEQEYHNIVDIEDVVPCYDVAFDIRPMKPTEHATTGPSQGTDMILIHPHDNPIPIQRRYNLRTEYLAYIIPDGHEILDTFEPRVHGDCNPYLFIIRDYDDHSVNATILIPCRTANREIFPLDGTYFQINEVFADHSSTRSPIQIKRDIFWNFRRCRVYFGTSLTTIARGQTQEGIQRLYHSGYICCREFDRSSRRATILSPALHTNTTNRVQQRTGKKRHVPNSSPNSVEDNDKDRAQVTKEQLQSCGWMHDQRQSCTH; the protein is encoded by the exons ATGGCATTCAGAATACTG TTTTTACTCATTCGGATCAAGAGAGATCAAGGAAGCATTGACCTCGAGTGGCTTAGATACATCCCCCGTGCAAAGGCAAA GAAGTACCTACAGAGTATAATAGGGATTGGATATAAAAGTGTTGACTGCATCCGTCTCCTATCACTGAGGCACAGAGGATTTCCG GTTGATGTAAATGTAGCTCGCATAGTGACAAGGCTAGGATGGGTCCCACTTCAACCTTTAGGTGATTCTATACAGTTCCATATGGTGGACAA AGAACCTGTCATGGCTAAAATTCAGGAGTATCTTGAGCCCTTATTCTGCAATATTCCTTCACACATACG GTATGAATTGCATTGCCAACAAATAACATTTGGAAAG TTAATATGCGTCAAAAATCGACCGAATTGTGGCGCCTGCCCATTTACTGAAGATTGCAAGTACTACAAAAGTCTCTTTGAAAT AGCCAGGCACGACGCCCTTCTGAAGTATAGTCAGCAGGATGAAGGAGGGCAAACAGACATGGTTGAAAGAATACATGATGCTGTAATGGTCAAACCAAGTCATGAACACATGTATCAGTGCCAAATTGAAATGGGAAAAAGTATAGAAAGGCATAACACCGAGCCTATTATTGAGATACCACCAACTCCACCACATGAATACCCAGAATCATCAAGTGAGGAAGAGTATGAACAAGAGTATCAGGAAGAGTATGAACAAGAGTATCACAATATTGTTGATATAGAAGATGTTGTTCCATGCTATGATGTAGCGTTTGATATTCGGCCAATGAAACCTACTGAACATGCAACGACAGGGCCATCACAAGGAACAGATATGATTTTGATCCATCCACATGACAACCCAATCCCAATTCAAAGGAGATACAATCTACGAACAGAGTACCTTGC GTACATAATCCCAGATGGGCATGAAATCTTGGACACG TTTGAACCAAGGGTTCATGGTGATTGCAACCCGTACCTCTTTATAATTCGTGATTACGATGACCATAGTGTGAATGCTACAATTCTG ATACCTTGCCGGACAGCAAACAGAGAAATATTCCCATTGGATGGTACATACTTTCAAATAAATGAG GTGTTTGCAGATCATTCATCTACCCGTTCACCTATACAAATAAAAAGGGATATTTTTTGGAACTTCAGAAGGTGTAGGGTGTACTTTGGCACATCATTAACTACTATCGCCAGAG GTCAAACGCAAGAAGGAATTCAACGTTTATATCATTCAG GGTACATatgttgtagagaatttgacCGCAGTTCTAGGCGTGCAACAATATTATCTCCTGCACTTCATACCAATACCACTAATAGAGTACAGCAAAGAACCGGCAAGAAAAGGCACGTGCCTAATTCAAGCCCGAATTCAGTGGAAGACAATGACAAAGATAGAGCCCAAGTGACGAAGGAGCAATTGCAAAGCTGTGGATGGATGCATGATCAGAGGCAAA